CGGGCAACACGGTGGTGGTGATCGAGCACAACCTGGAGGTCATCAAGACCGCAGACTGGGTGCTCGACCTCGGGCCTGAGGGCGGCGAGGGCGGCGGGCGGATCGTCGCCTCCGGCACGCCGGAGGAGATCGCCGCCAATCCGGAGAGCCACACGGGCCGCTTCCTGCAGCCCATCCTCGCGCGGCATGCGCCCGTCGTCGTGCCGAAGGCCAGGCGCGGGCGCAAGCCCGGCTGATCAGTGCCAGCGGCGCGGCGGGCCGTAATGGTGCCCGTACCCGCCGCGATAGACCGGCTGCTGATACGCGTAGCCCCGGCCATACCCGCCGCCATGGTAGCGCGGATGCGGCGCGACGCAGGCCGCGAGGCCGATGAGGAGAGAAAGCACGCCCAGGGCGCGGGCGCTGCGCTGGAAGGAAAGCCTGGCCATGATGGCCTCCGGGAGCGACGGGGTTGCATCTGTCGCTGACCGCAGGAAAGCGCCGCCGCATGGCGGCAGCACGCCGAAATCAAGGCGGAATCACAGCGCCATCTTCGCCAGCATGATGTCGAAATCCTCAGGGCTGCGGCTGAGGATGAAGCCGAGCTTCCGGACGAAGGCCAGCATGGGCGCGTTGTCCGCCAGGACATGGCCCACGATCTCGGTCACACCCTCATGCCGCGCCCATTCGATGGCGCGCTCCATCAGATGCCGCGCGAGGCCGGTGCCCTTGGCCGCCGGGCTCACCACCACCGCGAATTCGGCACTGCTGCCCGTGCCTTCGCGGATGATGCGCGCCGTGCCGTAGTTCCGCCCGTCGCGCATCGCGATGAAGGCCATCTCCCGCCCGTAGTCGATCTGCGTGAGGCGGGCGAGCATGGCGGGCGGCAATTCCTTCATGCTGGAGAAGAAGCGGAAGCGCACATCCTCCGGCGGCAACTCCAGGAAGAAGGCGCCCTGCGCCGCCGCATCCTCGGGCCGGATGGGACGCACCTCGAAGACGCTGCCATCGCGGCCGGTGAAGGGCGCCACCCACTCCACCGGATAGGGCGGTATGGCGAAGAGTGCGCTCGCACCCTCGGGCCGCAGGCGCAGCGAGGCATCGGCCGCCACCACGCCCGAGGCATCGGCGAAGATCGGGTTGGCGCCAAGCGCCATGATCTCCGGGAAATCCACCTGGAGCTGGCTGATCCGCACCAGCGCATCCGCAATCGCCGGCTCGTTCACCGCGGGCCGGTCGCGGAAGCCCGGCAGCAGGCGCGAGAGCCGCGTGCGCGCGATCAGCCCATGCGCCAGCGGCAGGTTGAGCGGCGGCAGGTCCAGCGCCTCGTCGGCCGCGATGTCGGCCGTGGTGCCGCCCTGGCCGAAGCCGATCCAGGGGCCGAACATCGCGTCCTCGCCAATCCTCAGGCGCAGTTCCATGCCGCCGCGCCGCGCCATGGGCTGCACCAGGAAGCCGCTGAGCGTGGCCTCGGGCGCGCGGCGGCGCACCTCCTCCTCCATCTGCTCCCCGGCGGCGCGCACGCTGTCGAAGTTGCGCAGGTTCAGCACCACGCCGCCCACCTCGCTCTTGTGGCGCAGCAAGGCGCGGATCTTGAGCGCCACGGGCGGGCCGAGCGCCACCGCCGCCACCGCCGCCTCGGTCGGCGTCGCGGCGCGGCGCGGCGTGAGGGTGGGGATGCCATAGGCCGTGAGCACGGCCAGCGCCTCATCCTCGAAGAGGTCGCGCCGCCCCTCGGTGCGCGCGGTCGCGAAGATGGCGCGCACCGCCGCACGGTCGGGCGTGAACTCCAGCACGTCGGAGGCGGGGAGTTCCGCCGCCGTCGCGCGGTTGCGCCGCTCGGCGGCCAGGTGGGCCGCACCGCGCACCACCGCCTCGGGCGTGTGGAAGGCGGGCAGCCCGGCCCCCGCCAGTGCCGCGCGCTCGGCCCGCGCGCTCGCCTCGCCGGTCCAGCCCAGCAGGATGGGCGCGCCGCGATTGCCGCGCGCGGCAGCCGCGAAGGCCTCGATCGGCGCGGGCTCCTGCTCGGGCGCGTGCAGCGCGATCACCACATCCACCTCGCCCGCATGCGCCAGCAGCCGCGCCGCCTCGGCCAGGGCCGTGCCCGCCCGGCTGCCAAGCGAGAGCGGGTTGCGCGCTTCCCACCCCGCGGGGATCAGCGGCGCCAGCGCGGCCTCGGTCTCCGGGCTGAAGCGGGCGAGCCTGAGGCCCTGCGCCAGCGCCTCATCGGCCGCGAGGCGCGCGACGCCCAGGCCATTGGCGATGATGGCAATGCGGTCCCCCTGCCCGGCGCCGCCGCGCGGCTTGGTGCGGGCCAGCGTCTCCGCCGCCGCCAGCCATTCCTCGAAGCCCTGGGCGCGCAGCACGCCCGCGCGGCGCAGCACGGCCGCCATCACGCCATCGGCGATGCCGCTCGGGTCATCCATCCGCCCGCCCGCGCGCAGCGCCAGCACCGGACGCGTCCGCGCCACCGCGCGCGCCGCCGAGACGAAGAGCCGGCGCTGCTTGATGCGACGGATGTCCAGCATGACGCAGGCCGTTCCCGTGTCCCGCGCCAGCCAGTCGAGCCCCGCCGCGAAGCCCATGCCGTCATTGGAGCCGACGCCGATGATATGGCTGAAGCCCAGCCCCTCGGCCGTCGCCCAATCGATCACCGCGCGCGCGATGGCCGAGGATTGCGCAATGAGCGCGAGCCGCCCGGGCTGGATCGGCAGGTGCGAGAGCGTGGCGTTCAGCCCGATCCCGGGCAGCGCCAGGCCGAAGCTGCGCTCGCCCATCGCGTGCACGCCCGCCGCCGCGGCCCGCGCCGCAAGGCCGGGGGCGGCCGTCGGCACCACCACGGCGAAGCAGCCGCGTGCGGCAAAGCGCGCGAATTCCCTGGCCTGCGCCTCGGGCGGGACGCAGAGGATGGCGAGGTCGGGCGTGCCCTCCACCGCCGCGAAGCCATCGCCCATCAGGGTGCCCTGGAAGCCGCCCGCCGCGAGGTTGCGCGCCAGGATGGCGGTCTCAGGCAGATCGGGATCCGCCCGGAACCAGACCGAGCGCGGCTGGAAGAAGGCGGTCTCGCGCAGGCCCTTGCCGGGCCTGCCGGTGAGAAGGAGCG
This region of Sediminicoccus rosea genomic DNA includes:
- a CDS encoding bifunctional acetate--CoA ligase family protein/GNAT family N-acetyltransferase, translating into MSLLLTGRPGKGLRETAFFQPRSVWFRADPDLPETAILARNLAAGGFQGTLMGDGFAAVEGTPDLAILCVPPEAQAREFARFAARGCFAVVVPTAAPGLAARAAAAGVHAMGERSFGLALPGIGLNATLSHLPIQPGRLALIAQSSAIARAVIDWATAEGLGFSHIIGVGSNDGMGFAAGLDWLARDTGTACVMLDIRRIKQRRLFVSAARAVARTRPVLALRAGGRMDDPSGIADGVMAAVLRRAGVLRAQGFEEWLAAAETLARTKPRGGAGQGDRIAIIANGLGVARLAADEALAQGLRLARFSPETEAALAPLIPAGWEARNPLSLGSRAGTALAEAARLLAHAGEVDVVIALHAPEQEPAPIEAFAAAARGNRGAPILLGWTGEASARAERAALAGAGLPAFHTPEAVVRGAAHLAAERRNRATAAELPASDVLEFTPDRAAVRAIFATARTEGRRDLFEDEALAVLTAYGIPTLTPRRAATPTEAAVAAVALGPPVALKIRALLRHKSEVGGVVLNLRNFDSVRAAGEQMEEEVRRRAPEATLSGFLVQPMARRGGMELRLRIGEDAMFGPWIGFGQGGTTADIAADEALDLPPLNLPLAHGLIARTRLSRLLPGFRDRPAVNEPAIADALVRISQLQVDFPEIMALGANPIFADASGVVAADASLRLRPEGASALFAIPPYPVEWVAPFTGRDGSVFEVRPIRPEDAAAQGAFFLELPPEDVRFRFFSSMKELPPAMLARLTQIDYGREMAFIAMRDGRNYGTARIIREGTGSSAEFAVVVSPAAKGTGLARHLMERAIEWARHEGVTEIVGHVLADNAPMLAFVRKLGFILSRSPEDFDIMLAKMAL